Genomic segment of Carcharodon carcharias isolate sCarCar2 chromosome 27 unlocalized genomic scaffold, sCarCar2.pri SUPER_27_unloc_1, whole genome shotgun sequence:
TTGCTTAACATCTAACAAATCACATCTACACGTACACTGGTATCCCAATAGCATGCGAGACACTTTTTGACTTTCATGTTATCTTATCTGAAGTTCatggggatgggttgggggtgtgtgtgtgtgtgtgtgtgggggggtggggggcgtgtgcgcagtgggtgtgtggggggcggtggaTCTGCCTCAAGAGCTTTGCTAATCTCACTCTGTGCAGTCCCGATATTTCAGGTAGTGGCCAGGATTTCAACTgtggttttcttttaaaatagggtTCAGAGGCAAATGATATAAACATTTCCGAGAGAAAGCTATCGACTTATTCATCTTGTCTACACGTCCCTGAATTTCACTGGAATCTACATGGTTACCAGATTGATCTGTTCCATTCAACTACACCCAAGGTGAGTTATTCCAATTCCTTCACTGCCCAGTGAAATTGTAAACATTCCCATTTTATTCCAGGCCTGAACATATCTTCTTTCTTTCTTCTGGCTGGGATTGTTCCCCtgggagcaaaggaggttgaggggagatttgatagaggtgtacaagattatggcagGTTTACATCAGCTgggcaaagaaaagctgttcccgccAAGGATGAGGGGACACAGGTTGAAGGTTTTAAGTGAGAGATgtgggggagatgtgaggaagaagctttttttacacagcgagtgagaatgacctggaactcgctgcctatgagGTGGTGCAAtcagagatgatgaatgatttcaaaagaaaattggtcaCTTGAAGgcaataaacttgcagggatacggggatatagagggggaatgggactgactggattgctctacagagagtcagcatggactcgaGGTACCAAATGGACCTTTTTGAAGGTAACTTTGTAACATTTAACCCATGTTGGTGCAGCTGTTCAACAAAACTAACAACTTCTTAAACAAATATTTGTGACTCTTGACCAATGGGAAAAGTGTTCCTCATTTCCCCACAACAAATTGAGCCAGTCAGCTTGGAGTCCCTTCTAACTGTGAACTATAACTTGTATCTAAACAGGGTGTCCTGGAACACCTGGTGCTCTGACCCCTTCCTGACCTTAACACCAGTTTTTTTTCCTTAAAGCTGGAGACAGGCAATTGAAGACTGTTCATTGTTAAGCTTACATACAGTATAATTTGGTAATATAAGCCTTATTAATTACACAAATGTGTCATCGAGTGAAGTCTAACAGTTAACACTGATGAAGAGGCTGACTCCAGTTATTTTGCAGGGAATCCCCACTCTTTTTAGTGACTTCTATGTGTTGACATCACCAAACCAGAACAAGTAGAACTTTCACACTCCTTAACCTTGTGTCAATCCTCAGTACGAGGTAATATGTTCACCAATCTAATCCACATACTAATGAGGCACAGCCACTGTCTAACACAGTACAGTTGAATGAGTCTGTGAGTAACATACTCATCATTGGACCAAAGCTACTTAATTTCATACCTCCACTCTATGTCAGTAAgggtctctttatatgtgctcaagtaactATCCAATCCATGAAACCCACCTGTATATACTTAACCTCAATTCACACAATTGAAAGCCACAGTCAGAGCATCTaaaaggtctctcatcagtgtgactGTCATGGTGTGTCAGCAGCTCGGATGAacaagtgaatctcttcccacactcagagcctgtgaacggcttctccccggtgtgaactcgctgatgtgtctGCAGGATGGAtggatcactgaatcccttcccacactcagaacaggtgaacggcctctccctagtgtgaatttgttggtgtttctgcAGGtcggatgactgagtgaatcccttcccacacacgtaacagatgaacggcctctccccagtgtgaactcgctggtgtgccaGCAGGTCGCAAGACCgattgaatctcttcccacattcAGAACAGGCGAGCCAGTCCCTGGTGTGAGCTCGCCGGTGTGTCAGCAGGTagaatgactgagtgaatcccttcccacactcagagcaggtgaatggcctctccccgctgtgaactcgCTTTACTTGGAGGGATCAGCATCAGCAGGAGGGATGATtcactaaatcccttcccacactccgaggaggtgaatggtctctccccagtgtgaactcgctggtgtctctgcaggtgggatgtattcctgaattccttcccacattcagaacatgcgaacggtctctccccagtgtgaacttgctggtgtgtctgcaggtgaggtgactgagtgaatcccttcccacactcagagcaggtgaacggcctcacCCTGGTGTAACTGTGCTGATGAGTTTCCAACACAGATGGGgttttgaatcccttcccacagtccccacatttccacggtttctccatggtgtgtgtgtccttgtgtctctccaggttcCACGATTAGTTGAAGCCTCATCCtcacacagaacacgtgtacgGTCTCTCGCCTTTGTGAATGAAGTGATGTTTTTCTCAAGCTGAGTAACTGGTTAaaactctttccacagtcagtgcactggaataCTCTCACTCGGGGTGTctgtgtctcggtgcttttccagtcacactgatgcttAAAACCTTTTGAAGCAGACAGAACAAACAAATGTTTTTCCTTCTGGATTCAAAGGCTGATCATATTCAGGAcctgatgaatcgagtgactgtcagatcttgatgtgatgtttgttttgagatttctgtctgcaaatcctccccttctaatatcttgctaaaggagtttacaaaagtcattattgtcagtacaggatagaaattcagaacagacaattctaatTTCTAGTGAACAGTCTTTCATCTCTCATTCCCCAAAAGCAGTaaatctccatcccacacactctcactccattctcactctgctaTATCTAATAAATTTCCAATAGTACTGCATTGAAAATGTGTATAATATACAGTTCTCTATTACATGATTAGAGATACATAGTGCAGTGGGGAAGAACTTTATTTCAACAGCcagtggtgatgacctggaatccactgcctgtgagggtggtggTTCCAGAGACAATCACTAATTTCAGAATGAAATTGAATTGACACTTGAAGGAAATGGGACTGGGACTGACTGGATCACTCTACAGAGAGTCGGTATAGACCTGAGTTgtcaaatggactccttctgtgtcataatgaTTCGATCACTGGAAATATATTAGGTAGCTACAGCATGGTCTCATAAGACTAGAAGGATAACAAATGAACTTCAGTACAAAAGTATAAATAATATATCTAAAGTGTCCCCCATTAAGAAAGAATAATAATTTTCACACTATTATTGCGGTTTAGCGTCaaataggtttatgggtgtgagtgtggatggttctcccttgtgtgatttaattacatttggagtcagggagactgcaagattgaaattatcaaaagaagttaggtgtagaaatgtacttgaaatgctaatttgTAAACATCAATgtggtcttagcatgtaaggtgtgaaggtaatttgcatttttacataagtgaaggggttgtttggatttcaaagggacatTAGGATTTTTACAAcgagccagataagcaaggcgaagcagtgtgtttatttttcccaaaggttactgacaatattggcaacatgaaaattTTTATAGTATCGGAAGcgtaaagttccaaagacctatggaacaatggaatttacatattaaagagagagaaacatatataaaggagaatgaaagttaTGTTGGGGGGCCATGTGAAATCtagcaggagtgtgtgaaacagccttcaggaagcctccacccatttgtgcataagtctactGTGTCCAGTGACTAAAGTTAGGGACAAGCTTTTGGAAATCCACTGTTAAGTGTGTACTGTGGTAACTTGTTGACTTGTTTTTTAAATTTGaaatctattttggattgttgccttaaagagggtgtgtaatttagagtcaggttaattaggaattttaggatttgttatagtaatAATTGTAGTCTTacatatgtgcttgaaatcttttattctattaataaatattttaatttcatttttaaaatctctgaaggTCTTAGTGGACTCCTTGTTTCTGAAtgcagtgcacacatcttctcgtaataaatacaaattgcaaaactgttgtgatagcatggccaagtttcccttgtggatttggtccacctggcacacattatCCGCCACGTCATAACATCCCTATCACAACATTAGACATATCTTTGCCCTGTAGTATTGTGTTCTCCAGGGGGAAGAAttcttatgaaataaaataagggacCCTTCAGACGTGGGGCTGGAGGCATGCGCGGGGGGTGGGATGCTTGTGACCATGAGAGCAGGTTGGGGGGGTGCTGGGTAGGAAGGATCCTGATcgtagtgtggggggggggggggtgtttaaaATCAACTAAAACTTCCAATTTATCTTGTTCAGTCATAACATCATCATCCCTCTGCTGGCCAATCACTCACTTGGCATCCCACTCAAATCATTCAAACTCACCCTGAAGACACCCGGGATCAGTTTCCCACAGGTCGTCCTATAAATATGGGACAAAAAGGTAAAATAAGGAGCAATCCCTTAAAATATAGGACAGTTAAACACCCTGATATTGttcccttaaatgtcagccatcttcTGCGAAATTACgcctttaattgtgaacattaggaaagagaccacCCTTTTaaccagacaaataaatgtgtcaagctgagggagcaaagggtgtcaatgtctttaagagagagagagagacctgggccaacctttccagagtctgcaccctccctggattcacttcctttcccttcagttcctgcaagtcaacaatttgtccccaaaatgagaaaagaaatgaaaAGGGGAAAACATTAATTCACTCACAGATGTTGCCCAGAGGAGGAAGTTTTAGCCTGAAGCTCATAGTCCAACTTTCGCTTTGTGACGTCCACCATGGAACCCTTCCTTAAACCTCCGCGGTGACGTCCTCGGGTTCCAGGCTGCAGGTCAGACGCGCGGACACGGGAGCCCCGCCCCAACCCATTgttcccccgccccctccacctcctcgagCCAAGGTTTCCAGGCAACCGGCTGACGGCTCCGGCCGGAGCGAAAAGCCGCTCGGAGAACTCGGGAGAGGGGAAGCTGCGCATGTGCGGGAGAGAGCCCGCTCCTTCCCTTCTTCCTGAGAAATTAGCCAATGGGAAGAGCTGCAGGACCGGAAGGACTCGCCAATCAGAGCTGGATGATGATTGAGCTTCACAGACTAAAACTTactcctgtgtccaacatctgtgagtaaaacactttctcttctccccctttccatttctttcaaaggttatggggagaaagtggaagcagggctattgagttggatgatcagccaagatcataatgaatggtgtagCAGTctcgaagggctaaatggcctattcctgctcctagtttctattagATACATTTATTATCATTTCTCATGTTCTGATATAGTactgtagcttggctggtggtgagaaaggccctccctgtaagatccttccaacatgccaggagtctcaccccctctgcacgttgccctcgaggtggctgtggtggggaagagaccgttgttcacctccttgtagattgtgtctttgcgaagaaggtctggagagagatgcagtgctttctgtcgaggttcatcccgagcagttctgtgacacaggactctgtgctctacgggctgttcccagggacacacaccgagacgaacatcaactgcagctggaggatcatcaactcggggaaagacgctctttggtctgcccgaaacttgttggttttccagcgcaaagagttgtccccgaccgagtgttgcagactggcacattccaaggttaggactatgtgctgagggacacagttaagcttggggcagccgccacaaaggcgcaatggggaagggtcgctgcctaagacctttctgccacagtgcactgaggggctgggaactgtaaagagcccctcaggctgtacagcttaaaatgaatgtctgccaatgattgtaatattcattgtttgtactgatacaccttgtgattcatgttgtaaaagttgaacctgattgaacttttgtaatggtgattttgaaatggttcgaaatgcttttgaagatttaagaataaagtatatttttgcaaaaaagaaAGTGCTGATATAGTACTGTAGCTACATTATAAATTTCCAGTCCTAGATTTGTTAAGACACAGAAGGAGATGAATGGGCACCTTGAGTCCGTATCAACTCTCTAtaaagcaatccagtcagtcccattccccctctgtatccCTATACTGCTGCAAGTCTATTTCCTTTGCGTGCCTATCAAATTTCAG
This window contains:
- the LOC121273599 gene encoding zinc finger protein 91-like; the encoded protein is MEKPWKCGDCGKGFKSPSELEIHRRSHTGERPFTCCVCGKGFTHSSTLLRHQQVHTGERPFSCSECGKGFSDSSNLLRHQRVHTGERPFTCPECRKGFTHSSALLTHQRVHTRERPFSCSECGKGFSDSSSLLRHQRVHTGERLFTCIDCGKGFSNSTHLQTHQRVHTGERPFTCSECGMGFTDSSNLLRHQRVHTGERPFTCFKCGKGFSNSSDLKKHKPVHTGERPFTCSECGKGFTVSSTLLTHQRVHTGERPFTCSMCGKGFTQSSNLQTHKRVHTGERPFTCSVCGKGFTHLSSLLRHQRVLFPLANFSGRREGAGSLPHMRSFPSPEFSERLFAPAGAVSRLPGNLGSRRWRGRGNNGLGRGSRVRASDLQPGTRGRHRGGLRKGSMVDVTKRKLDYELQAKTSSSGQHLTTCGKLIPGVFRVSLNDLSGMPKSWNLERHKDTHTMEKPWKCGDCGKGFKTPSVLETHQHSYTRVRPFTCSECGKGFTQSPHLQTHQQVHTGERPFACSECGKEFRNTSHLQRHQRVHTGERPFTSSEDWLACSECGKRFNRSCDLLAHQRVHTGERPFICYVCGKGFTQSSDLQKHQQIHTRERPFTCSECGKGFSDPSILQTHQRVHTGEKPFTGSECGKRFTCSSELLTHHDSHTDERPFRCSDCGFQLCELRLSIYSNLELTALLQEKKRSSRCYPRRGQNRTGK